In Comamonas koreensis, the genomic stretch AGGCCTTGGCGGTCAGCAGCATGCGGCGCACATCGGCGTGCACGATGATCGGGTCGGCCGGCAGGTCCTTGGCCTTGGTGCCCGACAGGCTGCGCATCTGCACGCGGTCCTTGGCGTAGGCCAGTGCATTTTCATAAGCCACGGCCATCAGGCCCAGCGACTGGTTGGCAACGCCCAGGCGTGCGGCATTCATCATCACAAACATGGCCTGCAGGCCCTTGTTGGCCTGGCCAACCAGGCTGCCCACGGCGCCATCGATGGCGATCTGGGCGGTGGCATTGCCATGGATGCCCATCTTGTGCTCCAGGCCCGAGCAGCTGATGGGGTTGCGCGCACCCAGCGAGCCATCGGCATTGACCAGGAACTTGGGCACCAGGAACAGGCTGATGCCCTTGCTGCCCTTGGGCGCATCGGGCAGGCGGGCCAGCACCAGGTGCACGATGTTGTCGGTCATGTCGTGCTCACCGGCGCTGATGAAGATCTTGTTGCCGGTGATCTTGTAGCTGCCATCGGCTTGGGGCTCTGCCTTGGTGCGCAGCAGCCCCAAGTCGGTGCCGCAATGGGGCTCGGTCAGGCACATGGTGCCGGTCCATTCACCGCTGGTGAGCTTGGGCAGGTAAAGCTTTTTCTGCTCGTCCGAGCCATACACATGGAGTGCCTCATAGGCGCCGTGCGACAGGCCGGGGTACATGGCCCAGGCCTGGTTGGCGCTGTTGAGCATCTCATACAGGCACTGGTTCAGCACAAAGGGCAGGCCCTGGCCGCCATAGGCGCTGTCGCACGACAGGGCAGCCCAGCCGCCTTCCACATACTTGGCATAGGCCTCCTTGAAGCCCTTGGGCGTGGTCACGCTCGAATCGGCCGGGTTGCGCGTGCAGCCTTCGGCATCACCAGGCAGGTTGAGTGGCTGCACGACCTCGACCGCAAACTTGCCGGCCTCTTCCAAAATCGCATCCATGGTGCCGGTGTCCACCTCGGCATAGGCCGGCAATTGGGCAAAGCGGGCCGGCAGGTCCAGCACTTCTTGCATGAGGAACTGCATGTCGCGCAGCGGTGGGGTGTACTGAGGCATGGAAAGTCCTTTGGAAAAATTACGAGGTCAAAACAGAAACGGAGGCGGGCGCGGCCGCATCGGGCAGCGCTGCCAGGCAAGGGGCCAGCGCGGCATCGATCAAGGCGGCCTCGCGCTCGGGGTTCACCGCATGGCGCAGCAAGATGCCGCGCAGGCCGGTGGCAGCATGGCGCAGCGCCTGCGGGCCATGGAGAAAGCGGGTTTCATAGTGCAGCGACAAAATGATGCCGTGCAGCTCGAACAGCACCTGGTCGGGAGCGACATCGCTGCGCAGCTGGCCTTCGGTCTGGGACTGCACAATCGCGCGGCGCATCGCATCCATCCAGATGCGCACCGACTCGGACAGCGCATCGCGCACATCGCCGGGCCGGTCATCAAACTCCACCGCGCCGCTGATGTAGAGGCTGCCGTAGAGGCGGCTGGCATCATTGGGCTGGGCGGTGCTGCCCATCCAGCCGGTGGCCATATGCAGCAAGCGGGCCAGCCCACGGGGCACCTGCAGCGCCGGTACAAAGATCTCGCGCTCAAAGCGCTCATGGTATTCGCGCACCACCGAGCACTGGAGCTCCTCACGTGAGCCAAAGTGGGCAAACACCCCTGACTTGCTCATGCCCATGGCCAGCGCCACCATGCCCAGCGACAGGCCATCGAGCCCCTCTTGCGCGGCCAGGGACAGGGCGGCATCCACAATCGCAGCACGCGTTTGGGCGCCTTTGGCCAGCTTGGCGATCTCGGCAGGGCCTGGGGTGGAAGCAAGGGGTTTGGTCATAAATCAAAAAATAGCACGGTCGTTCTTTTTTTGATTCTTGCACAAACCCAGTGTGCTGCCAACCGTTGGTGTGCAAAGCAAGGGTAAACCACGGCAACGGCCGTGCCCCCCATGAAAAAAGCTGCTGGCCTTGTCAGGCTCAGCAGCTTTTGCGATGGGGTTGGCTGGCGTCAGTGCGCCATCAAGGACAGGCAGGCGTCGAGCTGCTCGGTGGGCAGGCGGCGGAAATCCGAACGCGCAAAGCGCTGCAGGCGGCCGATCAGGAAGGACATCAGCACGCTGGAGCGCACATTGGCATCCACGGTGGGCGTAGCCGATGCATCGCCGCCGGGCACCACGCGCAGGCACTGGCGCAAGGTGGTCTCGATGCGCTCGAAGAACTGCTGCATGCGCTGTTGCAGACGGGGGTTTTCGGACTGCAGCGCATCGCCCAGCATCACGCGCACCATGCCGGGGTTGCGCTCGCCAAACTGCAGCACCATGGCCACGACCCGGTGGGCCTGGGCAATGCCCTGCTCCACGGTCTTGGCGGGGTCCGGCACATCGCGGCCGGTGATCTGCACGGCCAGGCTGTAGACGGACTGCTCGATGAACTCGATCAGGCCTTCGTACATCTGGGCCTTGCTGGCAAAGTGGCGGTAGAGGGCCGCCTCGCTGATCGACATTTGCGCGGCCAGTGCCGCCGTGGTGATGCGGTCTGCGCCTGGCTGCTCCAGCATGGCCGCCAGCGTCTGCAGAATCTGGATTCGACGCTCTCCGGGTTTTGGACGTTTACGGGTAGGTGCCGGGTTAGCGGCTTCTAGCGGCGCATCGACGAGGTCGGCGGCGAAAGAAGATTCTTGATCAGACATGCGTTGAATATGAGGCTGCACCCGACGCAGTCTCCCAACACCGCCAGGTATTTTTTATTGATAAAAGTAAGGCACTCGCCTCACAGGTTGCCAGCGCAACCTTGGGCCCTCTGTAACATCTTACTGCAAAAGAACTGCAGAAAAATGATAAAAATCATGTGCATTGCTAGATGCACAAATCAATTACGCAATCAAATGTATCAATAACTACGAATCATTGTTCCGTAGGCTGTGTCGGTCAAAATTTCGAGCAGCATCGCGTGTGGCACGCGGCCATCGACAATATGCACGGCATTGACACCGCTCTTGGCGGCATCGATGGCGCCAGCCAATTTAGGCAGCATACCACCCGAGATGGTGCCGTCCTCGATCAGTTCATCGATCTGGCGCGAGGTCAATTCGGTCAGCAGCTGGCCTTGCTTGTCGAGCACACCAGGGATGTTGGTGAGCAGCATCAGCTTTTCGGCCTGCAGCACGGTGGCCAACTTGCTGGCCACCACATCGGCATTGATGTTGTAGCTCTCGTTGTTCTCACCGAAGCCAATCGGGCTCACCACGGGGATGAAGGCGTCGTCCTGCAGCGCCTTGACCACGCTCGGGTCGATGGACAGGATGTCGCCGACCTGGCCGACATCGTGCTCGACCGACGGATCCTTGTTGTCCTTCAACTTGAGCTTTTGGGCGCGGATCAGGCCGCCGTCACGGCCGGTCAAGCCCACGGCCTTGCCGCCTGCCTGGTTGATCAGGCCCACGATGTCTTGCTGCACTTCGCCGGCCAGCACCCATTCCACCACTTCCATGGTTTCGGAGTCGGTCACGCGCATGCCCTGCACGAACTTGCCTTCCTTACCCAGGCGCTTCAGTGCGTTTTCGATCTGCGGGCCACCGCCATGCACCACCACAGGGTTGATACCCACCAGCTTGAGCAGCACCACGTCTTCGGCAAAGTCGGCCTGCAGCTCGGGGTCGGTCATGGCGTTGCCGCCGTACTTGATGACCATGGTCTTGCCATGGAACTTGCGGATGTAGGGCAGTGCCTGCGCCAGAATTTCAGCCTTGTCGCGCGGGGCAATGGAGAGAGAAGGAGTCGTCATGGTTGCAGGCCTTTACAGCAGCGGAGAAGATGCAAAACGCGCATTGTGCCCCAAAGTGCCGCCTGCCTGCTGATCAGCGAATCCAGCCCGGTAGCTTGAAGCGCACGATCACCAGATAGGCAGCGACATAGGAGACACAGAACAGCGCACAAAAACCGATCAGGATATAGGTGTTGCGCCAGAACAGGACCGCCGGCACCACGGTGAGCAAAGTGAACGCCCACAAATACGGCGCGGTCCGGTTATTGCGGCGCAGCATGCGGCGCGCCGCATTCTCATCGAGCACGCTGCGCACGATGCGGCGGTAGATCAGCTGGTGCAGGTGCAGCGCATCGGCCATGCCCGGCGAGTCGCCGCGCGCGAGCTTGCGGTAGATGGAAAACATGGTCTCCCAGACCGGATAGATGAGCAGCAGCATCGGGAACCAGGGCGATACGATGGGGTGGCGCTGCACCAAGGTGATGCTGCAAAAGGCGATCACGATGCCCCAGACATAGGCGCCGCCATCGCCGGCAAACAGCTGGCCCATGGGGTAGTTCCAGAACATGAAGCCCAGGGTGGCGGCGGCCGTGATCACCAGGATCGCTGCCAGCTCGCGGTC encodes the following:
- a CDS encoding acyl-CoA dehydrogenase C-terminal domain-containing protein yields the protein MPQYTPPLRDMQFLMQEVLDLPARFAQLPAYAEVDTGTMDAILEEAGKFAVEVVQPLNLPGDAEGCTRNPADSSVTTPKGFKEAYAKYVEGGWAALSCDSAYGGQGLPFVLNQCLYEMLNSANQAWAMYPGLSHGAYEALHVYGSDEQKKLYLPKLTSGEWTGTMCLTEPHCGTDLGLLRTKAEPQADGSYKITGNKIFISAGEHDMTDNIVHLVLARLPDAPKGSKGISLFLVPKFLVNADGSLGARNPISCSGLEHKMGIHGNATAQIAIDGAVGSLVGQANKGLQAMFVMMNAARLGVANQSLGLMAVAYENALAYAKDRVQMRSLSGTKAKDLPADPIIVHADVRRMLLTAKAYSEGGRAMMVATSALVDEELNHPDEAVRKAHAAQVALLTPILKAFLTDKGFEVTVLCQQVFGGHGYIHETGMEQFVRDARINMIYEGTNGIQALDLLGRKVLGDQGAALKALGKLVQGLVEEEGVNERMADFINPLAQLAGQMTGITTELGLKALQNPDEVGAAATDYLCVMGHLVMGYWWARMAQTALRALAEGDVTGKTFYEAKLQTARFYFARLFPEAGLRVRTMRTGSKLLMNTDAALA
- a CDS encoding TetR/AcrR family transcriptional regulator → MTKPLASTPGPAEIAKLAKGAQTRAAIVDAALSLAAQEGLDGLSLGMVALAMGMSKSGVFAHFGSREELQCSVVREYHERFEREIFVPALQVPRGLARLLHMATGWMGSTAQPNDASRLYGSLYISGAVEFDDRPGDVRDALSESVRIWMDAMRRAIVQSQTEGQLRSDVAPDQVLFELHGIILSLHYETRFLHGPQALRHAATGLRGILLRHAVNPEREAALIDAALAPCLAALPDAAAPASVSVLTS
- the slmA gene encoding nucleoid occlusion factor SlmA encodes the protein MSDQESSFAADLVDAPLEAANPAPTRKRPKPGERRIQILQTLAAMLEQPGADRITTAALAAQMSISEAALYRHFASKAQMYEGLIEFIEQSVYSLAVQITGRDVPDPAKTVEQGIAQAHRVVAMVLQFGERNPGMVRVMLGDALQSENPRLQQRMQQFFERIETTLRQCLRVVPGGDASATPTVDANVRSSVLMSFLIGRLQRFARSDFRRLPTEQLDACLSLMAH
- the argB gene encoding acetylglutamate kinase, with amino-acid sequence MTTPSLSIAPRDKAEILAQALPYIRKFHGKTMVIKYGGNAMTDPELQADFAEDVVLLKLVGINPVVVHGGGPQIENALKRLGKEGKFVQGMRVTDSETMEVVEWVLAGEVQQDIVGLINQAGGKAVGLTGRDGGLIRAQKLKLKDNKDPSVEHDVGQVGDILSIDPSVVKALQDDAFIPVVSPIGFGENNESYNINADVVASKLATVLQAEKLMLLTNIPGVLDKQGQLLTELTSRQIDELIEDGTISGGMLPKLAGAIDAAKSGVNAVHIVDGRVPHAMLLEILTDTAYGTMIRSY